A genome region from Penaeus monodon isolate SGIC_2016 chromosome 14, NSTDA_Pmon_1, whole genome shotgun sequence includes the following:
- the LOC119580773 gene encoding venom protein 302-like, which produces MRASLVLLAGVVLLALLCGTEAHHCADCSTISCPSTADCTHGTQREHCNCCDVCLRVAGEKCDGPFHLDGICKGPSKCRGNICT; this is translated from the exons ATGCgcgcctctctcgtcctcctcgccGGCGtcgtcctcctcgctctcctGTGCGG GACCGAGGCTCACCACTGCGCGGATTGCAGCACCATCAGTTGCCCGAGCACAGCCGACTGCACCCACGGCACCCAGCGCGAACACTGCAACTGCTGCGATGTCTGCTTGAGG GTTGCCGGCGAGAAATGCGACGGCCCCTTCCACCTGGACGGCATTTGCAAAGGGCCATCGAAATGCAGGGGAAACATTTGTACTTAG
- the LOC119580774 gene encoding single insulin-like growth factor-binding domain protein-1: MRASLVLLAGVVLLALLCGTEAHKCEDCSTVSCPSTADCTHGTQREHCNCCDVCLRAAGEKCDGHEHMDGICIEPLKCKKNICT, encoded by the exons ATGCgcgcctctctcgtcctcctcgccGGCGtcgtcctcctcgccctcctgtGTGG GACCGAGGCTCACAAGTGCGAGGATTGCAGCACCGTCTCCTGCCCGAGCACAGCCGACTGCACCCACGGCACCCAGCGCGAACACTGCAACTGCTGCGATGTCTGCTTGAGG GCTGCCGGCGAGAAATGTGACGGTCACGAGCATATGGACGGCATTTGCATTGAGCCACTGAAATGCAAGAAAAACATTTGTACTTAG
- the LOC119580775 gene encoding single insulin-like growth factor-binding domain protein-1: protein MRASLVLLAGVVLLALLCGTEAHKCEDCSTVSCPSTADCTHGTQREHCNCCDVCLRAAGEKCDGHEHMDGICIEPLKCKKNICT, encoded by the exons ATGCgcgcctctctcgtcctcctcgccGGCGtcgtcctcctcgccctcctgtGCGG GACCGAGGCTCACAAGTGCGAGGATTGCAGCACCGTCTCCTGTCCGAGCACAGCCGACTGCACCCACGGCACCCAGCGTGAACACTGCAACTGCTGCGATGTCTGCTTGAGG GCTGCCGGCGAGAAATGTGACGGTCACGAGCATATGGACGGCATTTGCATTGAGCCTCTGAAATGCAAGAAAAACATTTGTACATAA
- the LOC119580776 gene encoding single insulin-like growth factor-binding domain protein-1 isoform X5 — protein MRASLVLLAGVVLIALVCRTEAHKCEDCSTVSCPSTADCTHGTQREHCNCCDVCLRAAGEKCDGHEHMDGICIEPLKCKKNICT, from the exons ATGCgcgcctctctcgtcctcctcgccGGTGTCGTCCTCATCGCCCTCGTGTGCAG GACCGAGGCTCACAAGTGCGAGGATTGCAGCACCGTCTCCTGCCCGAGCACAGCCGACTGCACCCACGGCACCCAGCGCGAACACTGCAACTGCTGCGATGTCTGCTTAAGG GCTGCCGGCGAGAAATGTGACGGTCATGAGCATATGGACGGTATTTGCATTGAGCCTCTGAAATGCAAGAAAAACATTTGTACTTAG
- the LOC119580776 gene encoding single insulin-like growth factor-binding domain protein-1 isoform X2 produces the protein MRASLVLLAGVVLIALVCRTEAHTCEDCSTVSCPSTADCTHGTQREHCNCCDVCLRAAGEKCDGHEHMDGICIEPLKCKKNICT, from the exons ATGCgcgcctctctcgtcctcctcgccGGTGTCGTCCTCATCGCCCTCGTGTGCAG GACCGAGGCTCACACGTGCGAGGATTGCAGCACCGTCTCCTGTCCGAGCACAGCCGACTGCACCCACGGCACCCAGCGTGAACACTGCAACTGCTGCGATGTCTGCTTGAGG GCTGCTGGCGAGAAATGTGACGGTCACGAGCATATGGACGGCATTTGCATTGAGCCACTGAAATGCAAGAAAAACATTTGTACTTAG
- the LOC119580776 gene encoding single insulin-like growth factor-binding domain protein-1 isoform X4 has product MRASLVLLAGVVLLALLCGTEAHKCEDCSTVSCPSTADCTHGTQREHCNCCDVCLRAAGEKCDGHEHMDGICIEPLKCKKNICT; this is encoded by the exons ATGCgcgcctctctcgtcctcctcgccGGTGtcgtcctcctcgccctcctgtGCGG GACCGAGGCTCACAAGTGCGAGGATTGCAGCACCGTCTCCTGCCCGAGCACAGCCGACTGCACCCACGGCACCCAGCGCGAACACTGCAACTGCTGCGATGTCTGCTTAAGG GCTGCCGGCGAGAAATGTGACGGTCATGAGCATATGGACGGTATTTGCATTGAGCCTCTGAAATGCAAGAAAAACATTTGTACTTAG
- the LOC119580776 gene encoding single insulin-like growth factor-binding domain protein-1 isoform X3, which yields MRASLVLLAGVVLLALLCGTEAHKCEDCSTVSCPSTADCTHGTQREHCNCCDVCLRAAGEKCDGHEHMDGICIEPLKCKKNICT from the exons ATGCgcgcctctctcgtcctcctcgccGGTGtcgtcctcctcgccctcctgtGCGG GACCGAGGCTCACAAGTGCGAAGATTGCAGCACCGTCTCCTGTCCGAGCACAGCCGACTGCACCCACGGCACCCAACGTGAACACTGCAACTGCTGCGATGTCTGCTTGAGG GCTGCCGGCGAGAAATGTGACGGTCACGAGCATATGGACGGCATTTGCATTGAGCCACTGAAATGCAAGAAAAACATTTGTACTTAG
- the LOC119580776 gene encoding single insulin-like growth factor-binding domain protein-1 isoform X1, protein MRASLVLLAGVVLLALLCGTEAHKCEDCSTVSCPSTADCTHGTQREHCNCCDVCLRAAGEKCDGHEHMDGICIEPLKCKKNICT, encoded by the exons ATGCgcgcctctctcgtcctcctcgccGGCGtcgtcctcctcgccctcctgtGCGG GACCGAGGCTCACAAGTGCGAGGATTGCAGCACCGTCTCCTGCCCGAGCACAGCCGACTGCACCCACGGCACCCAGCGCGAACACTGCAACTGCTGCGATGTCTGCTTAAGG GCTGCCGGCGAGAAATGTGACGGTCATGAGCATATGGACGGTATTTGCATTGAGCCTCTGAAATGCAAGAAAAACATTTGTACTTAG